Below is a genomic region from Magnetococcales bacterium.
AGAAGGGGCGCGGCAGGAATGGCAGGCGCATGAAATCGCGGCGTTGGCGTTGTTGTGTCGCGAGGAATTGCCGACACGGCTCAAGGGGGGACAGAAAAAACTCAAGGAACTGGAGGAGCGGTTGAACCGGTTGCAGGGAGAAAAACCATGATGGAACCTTCCCCGCTCGGGTTTCCCCTGGGACGCTACCGGTTGGAATGGCGTGTCCGGACGCCGATACGACTGCCGGAATACGCCGGTTCGGCGCTGCGCGGCGGTTTCGGAAGGGCGTTGCGACAACTGGGCTGCATGGCGCGGCAACCGGTCTGCGACGGATGTGTGATGATCCGCTCCTGTCCCTACGCCACGATTTTCGAGACACCATCCCCGGAAGGATCCCGGGATACACGCATGGGAGCGGTCGTACCGCATCCTTACGTCATCGAACCGCCGCCATGGGGACAGCAGTCGTTCGCCCCCGGAGAACATCTTGCCTTTCACATGGTTCTGACAGGCCTCGCCCTGGAACAGATGCCCCTGGTGGTCCTGGCGTGGCAAAGGGCGTTGGCCCACGGAATCGGCTGGGGCATGGGGACGGCGGATTTGCTGCGCATCGTCTGGGAACGGGAAACGGGGGAAAAACCGGTGTTCACGACAGAAGAAAACATTCTCATCCAACATTCGGCCCGGGTCACGGTGCCCCCCTGGCCCGGAGGGGAACAACTGACGCTGCACCTGCACACCCCCACCCGCATCCAGAAGGGAGGAACCCCCCTGGGACCGGGTCGCATCACGCCGCGCGATTTTCTGGTGTCCCTGATGCGACGGGTCAGCCGGATGGCACAAATCCATTGCGGCCATCCCTGGCCCATGGATCCCTCGACCCTGGCCCGCGCCGCCGAACAAATCCGCTGCCATGGCAACCTTTCCTGGCGCGACTGGACCCGCCGGTCCTCGCGTCAGGGGCAGGACATGGCCCTTGGCGGGGTGGTGGGACAGTGGACCCTGGTGGGAAATCCGCGCCCCTTCTGGGAACTGCTCTTCCTGGGCCAATGGCTCCATGTCGGCAAGAACGCCACCTTCGGCCTGGGGGGCTATCGACTGCATCCGGGAGAAAACGGATGACCGTCTATTTTGTCAGCCGTCATCCCGGCGCCCAGGAATGGGCCGCGACCCAGGGATTGGTGGTGGACCGGAGGATCGAACACCTGGAGATCGGGGACATCGTCTCCGGCGACCGGGTCATCGGTTCCCTTCCGGTCAACATTGCCGCCGAAATCTGCAATCGGGGCGGCCATTACCACCACCTTTCCCTGAAGGTTCCCCAGATCCTGCGCGGCAAGGAATTATCGGTGGAAGAGATGATCGCCTGCGGCGCCCGGCTGGAGGAATACCGCATCGTCAGAATCGAGTCCCAGGAACAATAAAAACAATCCAGGAGCGAACACCGATGAAGGACAAAAAAATATTGATCAGTTTTCTGGGCAAGGCGCGCGACGGAGGAGAATATCGTTCCCAGTGTTACCGGTTCGATGATGGGCAAAAAGAAACCAGCCGGTTTTTCGGCCTGACCCTGGCCCGACGGGAACAGCCCGATGAATTCATCCTTCTGGGGACCAGCAGCAGCATGTGGGATGTGTTGTTCACGGATTTGGGTAATGACGAGAAATCGGATCATGACTTGACGCTGTTGATCGAGGAGGTTGGACACAATACGGTGGGCCAGGAACGTTTGGACAACCTGACACCGTTGCTGGAAAAACACCTGGGAATGTCGTGCCGACCGATGATCATCCCTTTTGGCCGCACCACCACGGAACAGATGGATATTCTTGAAATTCTTTCCGAGACGGTGGCAGAAGGGGATCAGGTGTCCATGGATCTGACCCATGGGTTTCGCCACCTGCCGATGCTGGGATTCCTCAGCGCCCTGTTCCTGAAGGAGGTGAAAAAAGCGCGGATCGAAGGATTGTATTATGGCGCCGCCGACATGCAGATGGACGGCGAAGCCCCGGTGGTGCGGTTGGATGGATTGTTGAACCTGGCGGAATGGATCGGGGCGATCGGTCGTTATGACCAGGGGGGCGATTATGGGGTCTTTGCGCCGCTGTTACGCCGTGAACAGGAAACCCGTTCGGACATTGCCCTGAAACTGGAGGAGGCATCGTTTTTCGAACGGATCAACAATTCGAGCAAAGCCCGGACAATCCTTGACCAATTTTCCAAAAATTTCTTCCAGGGCAATGATGAATCGTTCTCTCCCGCAGCCCGTCTTTTCCGCAAACCCCTCGAAAAACGAATTTCCTGGTGGCGCGGCAAGGAACATGGGGAGCGGGAAGGGGTATTGGCCTGGCATTACCTGCGACGGGGAGATTTTTTGCGGGCGGTCATTTACGGATATGAATCGCGGGTCACCCGATGGGTTCTCAAGGAGAAACTGGGCGATCCAAGCCATTTTGATCGGCGCAAGGAGGCAGCGGACGATTTGAAGGGGCGATTCAAATCATTCGACCTTCTTTCGCGGTTGCGCAATGCCCTGGCCCATGGAATCCCGCCGACCCAGGACGAGGTGCTCACCTTTCTTTCATCCCGTGTGGTTCTCGAAAGAAAACTCCGGGAAATCTTCAAGGATCTGGAAATTCGGGAGGAATGATTCCCCATGCCCGTTTTGTACGTCACCGAGCCTGGGGCCACCCTCCGGGTTGCACACGGGATCTTTCGCATCACCGCCGAATCCGGAACCGATGGCGGTACGGAGACGATCCGCCGCAAGGAGGTCATGCTGGAGGTACAACCGCATCGTTTGGAGGTTATCGGGCTTGTGGGGCGGGTGCATGTGACTCGGGATGCGCTGTTGATGTGTCTGGAAAAAGGAATTTCGCTTGCCTGGTTTGCCTGGAACGGGGTTTATCAGGGGCGACTTTCCCCCGGAATCTCCCGTTCGG
It encodes:
- the csx16 gene encoding CRISPR-associated protein Csx16 produces the protein MTVYFVSRHPGAQEWAATQGLVVDRRIEHLEIGDIVSGDRVIGSLPVNIAAEICNRGGHYHHLSLKVPQILRGKELSVEEMIACGARLEEYRIVRIESQEQ
- a CDS encoding TIGR02221 family CRISPR-associated protein, translating into MKDKKILISFLGKARDGGEYRSQCYRFDDGQKETSRFFGLTLARREQPDEFILLGTSSSMWDVLFTDLGNDEKSDHDLTLLIEEVGHNTVGQERLDNLTPLLEKHLGMSCRPMIIPFGRTTTEQMDILEILSETVAEGDQVSMDLTHGFRHLPMLGFLSALFLKEVKKARIEGLYYGAADMQMDGEAPVVRLDGLLNLAEWIGAIGRYDQGGDYGVFAPLLRREQETRSDIALKLEEASFFERINNSSKARTILDQFSKNFFQGNDESFSPAARLFRKPLEKRISWWRGKEHGEREGVLAWHYLRRGDFLRAVIYGYESRVTRWVLKEKLGDPSHFDRRKEAADDLKGRFKSFDLLSRLRNALAHGIPPTQDEVLTFLSSRVVLERKLREIFKDLEIREE
- the cas6 gene encoding CRISPR system precrRNA processing endoribonuclease RAMP protein Cas6, with product MMEPSPLGFPLGRYRLEWRVRTPIRLPEYAGSALRGGFGRALRQLGCMARQPVCDGCVMIRSCPYATIFETPSPEGSRDTRMGAVVPHPYVIEPPPWGQQSFAPGEHLAFHMVLTGLALEQMPLVVLAWQRALAHGIGWGMGTADLLRIVWERETGEKPVFTTEENILIQHSARVTVPPWPGGEQLTLHLHTPTRIQKGGTPLGPGRITPRDFLVSLMRRVSRMAQIHCGHPWPMDPSTLARAAEQIRCHGNLSWRDWTRRSSRQGQDMALGGVVGQWTLVGNPRPFWELLFLGQWLHVGKNATFGLGGYRLHPGENG